The following is a genomic window from Clostridium sp..
CTCATCCAATAAATTACTTCTTGCCTTATCCTTAATCAAAATTGTTCTAATAAACTGCAAAAATCGATCAAATCGTTCCCCCTGCTTTCCTTCTATTTCTTCCCAAAGTTCTGCATATTTTTTTATTTCTTTCTCTGTTTTCAACTCACCTATATTTTCCGATTTTAAAATATCAGCAGTAGTAAGTGGGATCCCTCTGTTATTTAGAATTGAAAACATTCTAAATGCATCTTCTGTATTATCAGTAGATACATAAATAAAAATTGCCCTATTAAATATAAATTCTAAAAGCTTCAGTTTATTCTCATCTAGCAGATTTGCTACTAAATATTTCAATATAATTACAGCATTTGCCATGTTTGATAAAGAAACATTACTGGATTTTAAATATTCATTAAGTAGTTCTTTATTGTCTGTTCCTTTACTCGTTATTAAAACATCCTTAATAAAGGTTTCAACATTATCTCTAATTTTATATGTAATACGCATACGCGCCGGTACCTTTTTCAGTTTATTTTCTTTCTGATATATTGTCTCTTGAATAGTATACTTATAATCTTGATCACAAATTGCATCTCTAAATACAGCCATCATAATAAAAAATGTTGTTAATCTCTGCTAGCCATCTAATACTTCATATTCAGGTTTTTCTGACTTTATCTCTCCACTTACCATTATTTATCCCTCCAACATTTACTTTTCCAGCACTTATCTGTTTTATACCTTTAATTATGATTTATTATAATTATACTCTATACTACAGACAAATTAAATTATTTGGAACACATCCTGAATTTTTGGAAGAATACCTGTTCTGTGATCCATGGGTTCAGTCTTCCTGCAAAATAACACGCAGCAAAAAAGACCATTCTATATAAATGGTCTTAAAACTAATTACATCGATTAATCTGTTTATTTTATTTGGAATATCTCGACTTCATACTATTTATAATTTTACTTTTTATTTTCCATTTTATTTTTTCTCCTAATGGAATTTTGTTCAGGCTTTCAATCAGCTCATCCAGATTGATTTTATGAATTTTTGCAGCCTCTTCTATACTCTCTTTCTGAGATGCCGAACATGCAATACATTCCAGGCCAGATTTTTTTAATATCTCAACTGCCTTAGGTCCCATACTTATAATATCTTTTATCAAAGTTTTCTCATTTACCTTTATAATACTCACCCTCATTACTTATAACTTAATGGCAAATTGATAAAGCAATTACAAATGATAATAAAATAATCACTTCCTTACTGATTATCTATTTTCTAGCTTTATTTTATCAGAATGTCCTATGATAATCCATACTTACTCTTAATTAATCATTGAATAATTTGTTGAGTCCAAGCAGACCCGTCAAAGTAATTTCATTACGATATTTTTATTAATTGACAACGATTGTGCGCTTACCGCCCTTGTAGGATCCTGTTTAATTAATTTATTTAAATTTAAGCATCTAGCCCCTGATTGATAACTTTGTTTTAAAATATCTAATTTAGTAGAAAATATCCATGATTTTATACTGTCAAATAAAGTAATACTTGTTAGATTATCTGTCTGTTGACTTAAGTAATTAGAATATTCATTAATTGGACTTATTAATTTATTTTCTATTCTATCTGTATCTTTCAATATATCATCTATACTTAAATCCCCTTCTATAGTTATCTTATTTGTATCCTTTTTCCCAATTTTAGAACTGCTGGTGCTGTTATTAGCTTTTACATTAATAGTTTCATCTTCCAATTGTATATTTAAATTTTTCATACATATAGTTGTTCCCTTACCATTCTCTTCATCAGGTATATATACTTGATTATTACGTATAGAGGAATTATTCCCGAAAGTGTCAGTTAGGAGAGTGTCAATATCAGACAATATCTTTTTTGCTTCATCTTTAACTGTTTTAGCATCATCTGAGTTTGCCTTATTGTATTCAGTTGATAACTCCTTCAGCCGTTGTCCCATATTCTTCAAATTATCAATTTTTTGGCTTGTTTGCTGTATCAACGACATGCCCTGCTGAACTTTATCTTCCTTTAGAGAAAAAAACTTAACTTTTGATTCTAAATCTTCAATTTCCAACTTTTCATCTCTAACATTTTGACTATTAATTTGTTGATTTAACTTTTGAGATAAATATCTATTATTTTTATAACATATATTTTTTATCATATTCAGTCCCTGAACATTCAACACAATATCCCACACTCCTCTCCCCTTATTATATCGAATAATTCATGAAATAATTTACATAGGCAAACGTAAAAACGTACGATATAATATAGAAAGAGGTGATACTGATGAAAACTTATAATGTTACATCAGCAAGAAATGATATATATATATAATATAATAAATCAAAATATAATAAATTCAGAGCCAGTGCAGATAACTAGC
Proteins encoded in this region:
- a CDS encoding DUF1858 domain-containing protein; translated protein: MSIIKVNEKTLIKDIISMGPKAVEILKKSGLECIACSASQKESIEEAAKIHKINLDELIESLNKIPLGEKIKWKIKSKIINSMKSRYSK